The following proteins come from a genomic window of Aquimarina sp. MAR_2010_214:
- a CDS encoding IS1595 family transposase yields the protein MNVFKGQNLLEFSDRFKTDEDCKEYLASMKSEMDYKCLRCNHTACQVRKDFSRQCNICGHIESATANTLFHKVKFGVRKAFFICFEMSTTTKSLSASYMGVRYGVTEKTARLFMLKVREAMGSGGNNPMDGDVHVDEFVLGGRDQGKTGRSYDGKKKKAVTAVQLTEDGKVKRMYAMKINDFSAQSLQYIFVNHISREANVTTDQWRGYRPISKAYNITQLPSNRGLNFKALHTMIHQVKSWIRTTYSWVSDENLNRYFNEFCFRINRSQSKATIFNNLITKMVQGDKIYHKELISN from the coding sequence ATGAATGTTTTTAAGGGTCAAAATCTTCTAGAGTTCTCTGATCGGTTCAAAACCGATGAAGATTGCAAGGAATACCTAGCTTCAATGAAGTCAGAAATGGATTATAAGTGTTTGAGATGTAATCATACAGCTTGCCAAGTTCGTAAGGATTTTTCGAGGCAATGTAACATATGTGGTCACATCGAATCGGCTACTGCTAATACACTTTTCCATAAGGTAAAGTTTGGAGTAAGAAAAGCATTTTTTATTTGCTTTGAGATGTCCACGACCACTAAAAGTTTATCTGCAAGCTATATGGGTGTGCGCTATGGCGTAACAGAAAAGACAGCCAGACTTTTTATGTTGAAAGTTAGGGAGGCTATGGGTTCAGGTGGGAATAATCCAATGGATGGTGATGTTCACGTTGACGAATTTGTTTTGGGTGGTAGAGATCAAGGCAAAACAGGCAGAAGCTATGACGGTAAGAAAAAGAAGGCTGTAACAGCGGTTCAGCTTACAGAAGACGGTAAAGTTAAGAGGATGTACGCTATGAAAATAAATGATTTTTCAGCGCAATCACTACAATACATATTTGTTAATCATATTAGCCGAGAGGCTAATGTCACAACTGACCAATGGAGAGGATATAGACCTATTTCAAAGGCATACAATATAACTCAACTACCCAGTAATAGGGGATTGAATTTTAAAGCACTTCATACGATGATACACCAAGTTAAATCTTGGATTAGGACAACCTATTCTTGGGTAAGTGATGAGAATCTCAATAGATATTTTAATGAGTTTTGTTTTAGGATAAACAGATCTCAAAGTAAAGCTACGATCTTCAATAACTTAATAACAAAAATGGTACAAGGAGATAAAATATATCACAAAGAATTAATAAGTAACTAA
- a CDS encoding 2-isopropylmalate synthase: MSNNKVQIFDTTLRDGEQVPGCKLNTQQKLVIAEQLDLLGVDIIEAGFPVSSPGDFASVSEIAKIVKNATVCGLTRAVEKDIKVAAEALSYAKKPRIHTGIGTSESHIKYKFNSTQDKVIEKGVAAVKYAKSFVEDVEFFAEDAGRTDNEFLARVCEAMIKAGATVLNIPDTTGYCLPEEYGAKIKYLKENVKGIDNVIISCHCHNDLGLATANSIAGAINGARQIECTINGIGERAGNTSLEEVVMIMKQHPYLNLNTDIDSKLLYGTSQMVSDHMGMMVQPNKAIVGANAFAHSSGIHQDGVIKNRETYEIIDPEEVGVTESAIVLTARSGRAALAYRAKKVGYELSKLQLDDVYSEFLKFADRKKEVIDEDIHQIMRNTNVATVVA; the protein is encoded by the coding sequence ATGAGTAATAATAAAGTTCAAATATTCGATACCACACTAAGAGACGGAGAACAGGTCCCTGGGTGTAAGTTAAATACGCAACAGAAATTAGTTATTGCAGAACAACTTGACCTTTTGGGGGTAGACATAATTGAAGCTGGGTTCCCTGTTTCAAGTCCAGGAGATTTTGCTTCGGTAAGTGAAATCGCAAAAATCGTTAAAAATGCAACTGTATGTGGATTAACCAGAGCTGTAGAAAAGGATATTAAAGTTGCTGCTGAAGCTTTAAGTTATGCTAAAAAACCTAGAATTCATACAGGTATAGGTACTTCTGAATCTCATATTAAATATAAATTTAATTCTACTCAGGATAAGGTAATAGAAAAAGGAGTTGCTGCGGTAAAATATGCAAAATCTTTTGTTGAGGATGTTGAGTTTTTTGCAGAAGATGCAGGGAGAACCGACAATGAATTTTTGGCTCGTGTATGCGAAGCTATGATTAAAGCCGGAGCTACTGTACTTAATATTCCTGATACCACAGGGTATTGCTTACCAGAAGAATATGGAGCAAAAATTAAGTATCTTAAAGAGAATGTAAAAGGTATAGATAATGTTATTATTTCTTGTCACTGTCATAATGATTTAGGCCTTGCTACTGCAAATTCTATTGCAGGAGCAATCAATGGTGCTCGACAAATCGAATGTACTATTAATGGTATTGGTGAACGTGCAGGTAATACATCTCTAGAAGAAGTGGTCATGATTATGAAACAACATCCGTACCTAAATCTAAATACTGATATTGATTCTAAATTATTATACGGAACTAGCCAAATGGTATCTGATCATATGGGTATGATGGTACAACCTAATAAAGCCATTGTTGGAGCTAATGCTTTTGCTCATAGTTCGGGAATACACCAGGATGGAGTAATTAAGAACCGGGAAACTTATGAAATTATTGACCCCGAAGAAGTTGGAGTTACAGAATCTGCTATTGTACTTACTGCCAGAAGCGGAAGAGCTGCATTAGCATATAGAGCTAAAAAAGTTGGTTATGAGTTATCAAAACTTCAATTAGATGATGTTTATTCTGAATTTTTGAAATTTGCTGATCGCAAGAAAGAAGTTATCGATGAAGACATTCATCAAATCATGAGAAATACTAATGTAGCTACTGTAGTAGCATAA
- a CDS encoding putative signal transducing protein, protein MFPESEYERVYTGSLINVQFLQSLLQDQGINSITRDDMKSGMIAGFGGGIPDHIQLFVKKIDTEKALPIINNNLS, encoded by the coding sequence ATGTTTCCTGAAAGTGAATATGAAAGAGTATATACCGGTAGTTTAATCAATGTTCAGTTTTTGCAATCCTTATTACAGGATCAAGGTATTAATTCTATCACTCGAGATGATATGAAATCAGGAATGATCGCTGGTTTTGGTGGTGGAATACCAGATCATATTCAACTTTTTGTAAAAAAGATTGATACAGAAAAGGCCCTTCCTATTATCAACAATAATTTGTCTTAA
- a CDS encoding N-acetylmuramoyl-L-alanine amidase-like domain-containing protein, with protein MRIRNFILLFFIITYHANAQQITCSAKDKEIFTTKIAQLKKEYTPKTNFGETIVFVGKTFLGTPYVAKTLEIGTEESLVINLQGLDCTTFVENVLVLSLMLKNDKDDFDAYTAYLEKIRYKNGKLDGYASRLHYFSEWITDNEQKGILKNITGNIGGVEIEKDINFMTTHRELYPFLKDDKNFEGIQQSEANIDQSSICFLPKDQIEENETSILSGDIIALTTSIKGLDITHTGIAIRKEDGRIHLLHASSKGQVEISTLPLVDYLKKIKNNTGIIVNRVL; from the coding sequence ATGCGCATTAGAAATTTTATATTATTATTTTTTATAATCACATATCATGCAAATGCTCAGCAAATCACATGTTCTGCAAAAGACAAAGAAATTTTCACAACCAAAATAGCTCAACTTAAAAAAGAATACACTCCAAAAACCAATTTTGGAGAAACTATAGTGTTTGTTGGAAAAACTTTCTTAGGCACTCCTTATGTAGCTAAAACTCTAGAGATAGGTACAGAAGAATCTTTGGTAATTAACCTACAAGGTTTGGATTGCACTACGTTTGTAGAAAATGTACTGGTTTTAAGCCTAATGCTTAAAAATGACAAAGATGATTTTGATGCCTATACTGCATACCTAGAGAAAATACGATACAAAAACGGAAAATTGGATGGCTATGCATCACGATTGCATTATTTTTCTGAATGGATAACCGACAATGAACAAAAGGGTATTTTAAAAAATATCACCGGAAATATTGGTGGTGTAGAAATAGAGAAAGACATAAATTTTATGACTACCCATCGAGAACTTTATCCATTTCTAAAAGATGATAAAAACTTTGAAGGCATACAACAATCAGAAGCTAATATTGATCAATCTTCTATATGCTTTTTGCCGAAAGATCAAATTGAAGAAAATGAAACTTCAATACTATCAGGTGATATTATAGCATTAACAACATCAATCAAAGGATTAGATATCACACATACAGGAATTGCCATACGTAAAGAAGATGGGCGAATTCATTTATTACATGCTTCTTCAAAGGGCCAGGTAGAGATCTCTACGTTGCCTTTGGTTGATTATCTTAAAAAGATAAAAAATAATACCGGGATTATTGTTAATCGGGTGCTGTGA
- a CDS encoding TonB-dependent receptor, translating into MVRVLFLVLFIGWLDGYAQETILDQKISLVKENVSISSVLSELETTLDFTIGYSDSAIDLSKVISISIRNKTLAQVLKTIFPSKLYQFKLLGKKLLIYKRPKKYTISGYISEKGSQEYLSSVSIYIPELNAGTITNDYGFYSLSIPEGSYQVLISFVGYKSIKKNIDLVSDRVINFDLELDTQYLDEVIINSDQETNKSQVTQMSSERLNPSIFEDIPTILGEKDAIKTLQLLPGVQSGGEGSAGFYVRGGTPDQNLIILDEATVYNSNHLFGIFSIFNGDAIKSVEIFKGGFPARFGGRLSSVVKIDTKNGNKEKFTGKANISLISSSLVLEGPIIKGKTSFVISGRRTYADLLLLPFMSKEYKLIEVSI; encoded by the coding sequence ATGGTTAGAGTACTATTTCTAGTGCTTTTTATTGGATGGCTTGATGGTTATGCCCAAGAAACTATTCTAGATCAAAAAATTAGTTTAGTCAAAGAAAATGTATCTATTTCCAGTGTTCTGAGCGAATTAGAAACTACATTAGATTTTACAATAGGATATTCAGATAGTGCAATTGATCTTTCTAAAGTGATATCTATTTCTATTAGAAATAAAACTTTAGCTCAAGTATTAAAAACCATTTTCCCTTCTAAATTATATCAATTTAAACTTTTAGGTAAAAAACTACTGATTTATAAACGACCAAAAAAGTATACAATTAGCGGTTATATTTCTGAAAAAGGAAGCCAGGAATATCTGAGTAGTGTGTCTATTTATATCCCAGAGCTTAATGCTGGTACAATAACCAATGATTATGGATTTTATTCTCTTTCTATTCCAGAAGGTAGTTACCAAGTATTGATCTCGTTTGTTGGGTATAAGAGTATTAAGAAAAACATCGATCTTGTTTCTGATCGTGTCATAAATTTTGATTTAGAATTAGACACTCAATACCTTGATGAAGTCATTATTAACTCTGATCAGGAAACAAATAAAAGTCAGGTTACACAGATGAGTTCTGAGAGACTAAATCCTTCGATTTTTGAAGATATCCCTACAATTCTGGGAGAAAAAGATGCTATTAAAACCTTACAACTATTGCCAGGAGTGCAATCTGGCGGAGAAGGTTCTGCCGGATTTTATGTTCGTGGCGGAACGCCAGATCAAAACCTTATTATATTAGATGAAGCCACGGTTTATAACTCTAATCATCTTTTCGGAATTTTTTCCATATTTAATGGAGATGCTATTAAATCAGTAGAAATATTTAAAGGAGGTTTTCCTGCACGGTTTGGAGGAAGACTATCTTCTGTAGTAAAAATAGATACTAAAAATGGGAATAAGGAAAAATTTACGGGCAAAGCAAATATCAGCTTGATTTCATCATCATTAGTACTAGAAGGCCCTATCATAAAAGGAAAAACGTCATTCGTGATAAGTGGTCGAAGAACATATGCAGATCTATTACTTTTACCATTTATGTCCAAGGAATATAAACTTATAGAGGTCAGTATATAA
- the leuD gene encoding 3-isopropylmalate dehydratase small subunit — MDKFIKLTSSAIPLSIENVDTDQIIPARFLKATSRDGFGENLFRDWRFHKDGSLNQDFVLNDTTYKGKILVAGDNFGCGSSREHAAWAINDYGFKVVVSSFFADIFKGNALNNGVLPIQVTPEYLQELFSEIKNDANTQIEVDLEVQKITILTTSSSSSFEINSYKKTCLMNGYDDIDFLINNKEAIEEFENERI, encoded by the coding sequence ATGGATAAGTTTATCAAACTAACATCCTCTGCTATACCACTATCTATAGAAAATGTAGATACCGATCAAATCATCCCTGCACGGTTTTTAAAAGCTACTAGTCGTGATGGATTTGGAGAAAATTTATTTAGAGATTGGCGTTTTCATAAAGATGGAAGTCTAAATCAGGATTTTGTATTAAATGACACTACTTATAAAGGTAAAATATTAGTAGCAGGAGATAATTTTGGGTGTGGTTCTAGTAGAGAACATGCAGCATGGGCAATCAATGACTATGGTTTTAAAGTAGTCGTATCCAGTTTCTTTGCTGATATTTTTAAAGGAAATGCACTTAATAATGGAGTATTACCCATTCAAGTAACTCCCGAATATCTACAGGAATTATTTAGTGAAATCAAAAATGATGCTAATACACAAATTGAAGTAGATCTTGAAGTACAAAAAATTACTATTCTCACTACTAGTTCTTCTTCATCTTTTGAAATTAACTCATATAAGAAAACCTGTTTGATGAATGGATATGATGATATTGATTTTTTAATCAATAATAAAGAAGCTATAGAAGAATTTGAAAACGAAAGAATATAA
- the leuB gene encoding 3-isopropylmalate dehydrogenase gives MKLDIAVLSGDGIGPEVTTQAIKALEAIAHNFDHSFMFKEGLVGAIAIDKTGNPLPDETLELCVNTDAVLFGAIGAPKYDNDPSAPVRPEQGLLKLRKELGLYANIRPVKAYSTLIDKSPLKREIIEGTDISIYRELTGGIYFGKKELSDDGNVASDLCEYSREEIERITHLAFKAAQKRRKKLTLVDKANVLESSRLWRKVVTEIAKDYSDVTLDFLFVDNAAMQMILNPSQFDVILTENMFGDIISDEASVIGGSIGLLASASVGNTCCMFEPIHGSFPQATGKGIANPIAAILSAAMLLEHFNLLGEANAIRDAVEKALELDITTPDLNSNNPLTTEKVGDFIADYILNPEDSNINFENIHVGQSTII, from the coding sequence ATGAAATTAGATATCGCAGTATTATCAGGAGACGGTATTGGCCCAGAAGTAACCACTCAGGCTATAAAAGCATTAGAGGCAATTGCTCATAACTTTGATCACTCCTTTATGTTTAAAGAAGGATTAGTTGGTGCTATTGCAATCGATAAAACCGGAAACCCATTACCCGATGAAACATTAGAGCTTTGCGTTAATACAGACGCTGTATTGTTTGGTGCCATAGGTGCTCCAAAATATGATAATGATCCCAGTGCTCCAGTTCGTCCTGAGCAAGGACTGTTAAAATTACGAAAAGAACTTGGACTTTATGCAAATATTCGCCCTGTAAAAGCCTATTCTACCCTAATCGATAAATCTCCTCTTAAACGTGAGATTATTGAAGGAACTGATATTTCTATCTATCGCGAGTTAACAGGTGGTATCTATTTTGGAAAAAAAGAATTAAGTGATGACGGTAATGTTGCTTCTGATCTTTGTGAGTACTCTAGAGAAGAAATTGAGCGTATTACGCATCTGGCATTTAAAGCCGCTCAAAAACGTAGAAAAAAGCTTACCCTGGTAGACAAAGCCAATGTATTAGAATCATCACGCTTATGGAGAAAAGTAGTTACTGAAATCGCTAAAGATTATAGTGATGTAACTCTAGACTTTTTATTTGTTGATAATGCTGCTATGCAAATGATACTGAACCCTAGTCAATTTGATGTAATTCTTACCGAAAATATGTTTGGAGATATTATTTCAGACGAGGCTAGTGTTATTGGTGGGTCTATTGGTCTTTTAGCCTCTGCTTCTGTCGGAAATACGTGTTGTATGTTTGAACCCATACATGGATCTTTTCCGCAAGCTACAGGAAAAGGAATTGCCAATCCAATTGCTGCAATACTATCTGCTGCTATGCTACTAGAGCATTTTAATTTATTGGGAGAAGCCAACGCGATTAGAGATGCAGTAGAAAAGGCGTTAGAATTAGATATCACTACTCCTGATTTAAACTCTAATAATCCACTTACAACAGAAAAAGTAGGAGATTTTATTGCAGATTACATATTAAATCCAGAGGACTCTAACATCAATTTTGAGAATATACACGTAGGACAATCTACGATTATATAA
- a CDS encoding DUF4249 domain-containing protein: MKLYILLIIGFIVLGCEDLKEEIKNRPEGEKLVLINGFLSPEEEVIKVQVSKTISVFDEPLQIEQVDLVNTLIIKDAVVTIKNENQDEVELGYSSDNKLYQIASSEFLIEPGKSYTLNVLAEGKEFKATCTIPVMKIQNVSAAIGFRIVDDNLVENLNVSFDDIKGKNNFYILGALFNVINSTEENRSIANFDIERFATDVNGDGLGISANGTIFNTNESLEVTVKVANVDELIYTTLRASFLNRDQTENPFFQPIIPPSNIQGEGGYGVFAGFRLLEKKLTLGPVNP, translated from the coding sequence ATGAAACTATACATTTTATTAATAATTGGTTTTATCGTTCTAGGTTGCGAAGACCTAAAAGAAGAGATAAAAAATAGACCAGAAGGAGAGAAGTTGGTTTTGATTAATGGTTTTTTATCTCCTGAAGAAGAAGTAATCAAAGTTCAAGTTTCTAAAACGATATCTGTGTTTGATGAACCTTTACAAATTGAACAAGTAGATCTTGTAAATACTTTAATTATTAAAGATGCAGTAGTAACTATCAAAAATGAAAACCAAGATGAGGTAGAATTAGGATATTCTAGCGATAACAAATTATATCAGATTGCCTCTAGTGAATTTTTAATAGAACCAGGAAAAAGCTATACTCTAAATGTCTTAGCCGAAGGAAAAGAATTTAAAGCTACTTGTACTATTCCTGTTATGAAAATACAAAATGTATCAGCTGCTATTGGATTTAGAATTGTTGATGATAATCTCGTAGAGAATCTTAATGTAAGTTTTGATGATATAAAAGGTAAAAATAATTTTTATATCCTAGGAGCATTATTTAATGTGATCAATAGTACAGAAGAAAACCGCTCTATTGCAAATTTTGATATTGAAAGATTCGCTACCGATGTAAATGGAGATGGACTAGGCATATCTGCAAATGGAACTATCTTTAATACAAATGAAAGTTTAGAAGTTACAGTAAAAGTCGCAAATGTAGATGAGCTTATTTATACTACTCTAAGAGCTTCATTTTTGAATAGAGATCAAACAGAAAATCCTTTCTTTCAACCTATTATACCTCCCAGTAATATACAAGGAGAAGGTGGTTATGGTGTTTTTGCTGGATTTAGACTGTTAGAGAAAAAACTAACCCTTGGTCCGGTTAACCCTTAG
- a CDS encoding FecR family protein, translated as MSIEQEDHILQLLTRYLQGDVKDDEQKFVEDWIAESKSNKIYFGEVKHIWDTSESIADFDQINVDEQWNKFESGIIATVKKKPKSNKVYLKIAASIVFLIGLGFYFNSFFNTEVTLIAKAGIENKFILPDESIVWLNEGSQLTYKKGFKGDSRHLNLEGEGFFEVTKDPDKPFIVIANATETKVLGTSFNLKNNTKTKEVELVLVTGKVEFLSKNQKEILTPGDKITAVVSGKLIKTVNENLNFSTWKSGLLRFEKTSIEQVIKDIELYYNKNLIIESKEFVNCTLTTIFDNESLEDVLETLKILFDVTYEKIDSNTIIIKGGDCNS; from the coding sequence ATGAGTATCGAACAAGAAGATCATATACTACAACTCTTAACACGTTATTTGCAAGGTGACGTGAAAGATGATGAACAAAAATTTGTAGAGGATTGGATTGCAGAATCCAAATCTAATAAAATCTATTTTGGAGAAGTTAAACACATATGGGATACCTCAGAAAGTATAGCAGATTTTGATCAAATTAATGTAGATGAACAATGGAACAAATTTGAATCTGGCATAATTGCTACAGTAAAGAAGAAACCAAAGTCAAATAAAGTTTATCTTAAAATTGCAGCATCTATTGTGTTTTTGATAGGTTTAGGTTTTTATTTTAATTCATTTTTTAATACAGAAGTAACGTTAATAGCAAAAGCAGGAATAGAAAATAAATTTATATTACCCGATGAATCTATAGTTTGGCTTAATGAAGGTAGCCAACTTACATATAAAAAAGGTTTTAAAGGAGACAGCAGACATTTAAATCTAGAAGGTGAAGGCTTTTTTGAAGTTACAAAAGACCCTGATAAACCATTTATTGTTATTGCCAATGCGACAGAAACTAAGGTTTTAGGAACATCATTTAACTTAAAAAATAATACTAAGACAAAAGAAGTCGAACTTGTATTAGTAACTGGTAAGGTTGAGTTTTTATCAAAAAATCAAAAAGAAATTTTGACTCCGGGAGATAAGATTACTGCAGTAGTAAGTGGTAAATTGATAAAAACTGTAAACGAAAACCTAAATTTTTCTACATGGAAATCGGGTTTACTTAGATTTGAAAAAACTTCTATAGAACAAGTAATTAAAGATATAGAATTGTATTACAATAAAAATCTAATCATCGAGAGTAAGGAATTTGTTAATTGTACATTAACTACTATCTTTGACAACGAATCGCTTGAAGATGTTTTAGAGACTCTTAAGATATTATTTGATGTCACATATGAAAAAATTGATTCGAATACTATTATCATAAAAGGAGGGGATTGTAATTCATAA
- a CDS encoding TonB-dependent siderophore receptor, whose amino-acid sequence MYWSTYYGQDKYRYKTAVEKEKSKQKILWGNITSTLRWNHEFNNKLFSNTSLIFSNYKFTVSEDEKGALETNSMFKTSSGINDYGIKFDFNYYPNPDHTFKYGLSSTYHDFTPKEIDIRNVNEKEIVNIQKIKTIESAIYIEDDWRINDKISLYPGIRFSHFQHRSKSYFKPEMRLSVAYKLFPLLTLKGSYAKMNQYIHRLSNSGIGLPTDLWVSSTDRLKPQLSEQIALGLAKDFGDKSYELTIEGYYKKMNDIIAFKEGVSFANLGSPKEITGSIRTIDFVNGITTGKGWAYGTEFLLRKKKGKLTGWLGYTLSWSQRQFEDLNEGGIFNERYDRRHDFSIVGVYKPNKKMTISGNWLFSSGINYNLPNTLGVAAGDNFPIEGVNNNDNILLFNTKKNNFKGENFHRLDLGIQFHKTTKRNRERTWGFSFYNVYARKNPFYYEITNENQSSPNALYRRYLFQFLPSFNYSLKF is encoded by the coding sequence TTGTATTGGAGCACATACTATGGGCAAGATAAATATAGATATAAAACTGCTGTTGAGAAAGAGAAATCTAAGCAGAAAATTCTTTGGGGTAATATAACTTCTACTTTACGATGGAATCACGAATTTAATAATAAACTCTTCTCTAATACATCATTAATATTTAGTAACTATAAATTTACAGTTAGTGAAGATGAAAAGGGAGCATTAGAAACAAATTCTATGTTTAAAACAAGCTCTGGGATCAATGATTATGGAATTAAGTTTGATTTTAATTACTATCCTAACCCTGATCATACATTTAAGTATGGATTAAGTTCTACCTATCATGATTTTACTCCGAAAGAAATTGACATTAGAAATGTAAATGAAAAGGAGATTGTAAACATACAAAAAATCAAAACTATAGAGAGTGCAATATATATCGAAGATGATTGGAGAATTAATGATAAAATAAGTTTATATCCTGGTATACGTTTTAGTCATTTTCAACATAGATCCAAAAGTTATTTTAAACCAGAGATGAGACTTTCTGTAGCCTATAAATTATTTCCTTTGCTTACATTAAAAGGGTCGTATGCAAAAATGAATCAGTACATACATAGATTATCCAATAGCGGTATAGGTCTGCCTACAGACCTTTGGGTGTCTTCTACAGATCGACTAAAACCACAACTTTCTGAACAAATTGCTTTAGGGTTGGCCAAAGATTTTGGAGACAAGAGTTATGAGTTAACCATTGAAGGATATTATAAAAAAATGAATGATATCATAGCGTTTAAAGAAGGGGTTTCTTTTGCAAATCTTGGAAGCCCAAAAGAAATCACAGGATCAATTCGAACTATTGATTTCGTAAATGGTATTACTACTGGTAAAGGCTGGGCATACGGAACAGAATTTTTGCTAAGAAAAAAGAAAGGAAAACTAACCGGTTGGTTGGGATACACTTTGTCGTGGTCTCAAAGACAATTTGAAGATTTAAATGAAGGGGGAATATTTAATGAACGTTATGACAGAAGGCACGATTTCTCTATTGTTGGGGTTTATAAACCTAATAAAAAGATGACTATTTCTGGTAATTGGTTGTTTTCATCAGGGATTAATTATAACCTCCCAAATACATTAGGAGTTGCTGCTGGTGATAATTTTCCGATAGAAGGTGTAAACAATAATGATAATATATTATTATTTAATACCAAAAAAAATAATTTTAAAGGAGAAAACTTTCATCGTTTAGATTTGGGAATTCAATTTCATAAAACCACAAAACGTAATAGAGAAAGAACATGGGGTTTTTCGTTTTACAATGTATATGCCAGAAAAAATCCTTTTTATTATGAAATTACTAACGAAAATCAGAGCTCTCCTAATGCTTTATATAGAAGATATCTATTTCAGTTTCTTCCGTCGTTTAATTACAGTTTAAAATTTTAA
- the leuC gene encoding 3-isopropylmalate dehydratase large subunit — protein sequence MKKTLFDKVWDAHVVKEIQDGPQILYIDKHLIHEVTSPQAFGELEQRGIPVFRPDQIVATADHNTPTEDQHLPVKDALSRNQLEQLTKNCKKNEITLYGLGHKYNGIVHVMAPELGITQPGMTMVCGDSHTSTHGAFGTIAFGIGTSQVAQVFASQCLLLQKPKSLRVNVNGQLKPGVLPKDVILYVIAKLGTNAGTGYFCEYAGNVFEDMSMEGRMTVCNMSIEMGARGGMIAPDETTFEYIKGKEFAPTGDEFGKKVAYWKTLPTDNDAVFDKEYHFDAADIEPMITYGTNPGMGIKISENIPVENNASFEKSLAYMNFEKGQSLVDKEINYVFIGSCTNSRIEDFRIAADYIKGKKKANNVTAWFVPGSQLVAQQIVEEGLKDVFENAGFKLRQPGCSACLAMNDDKIPEGEYCVSTSNRNFEGRQGQGARTILASPLVAAATAIEGKIIDITKQLN from the coding sequence ATGAAGAAAACTTTATTTGACAAAGTATGGGATGCACATGTAGTCAAAGAGATACAAGACGGTCCACAAATATTATATATTGACAAACATCTAATCCATGAAGTTACTAGTCCACAAGCATTTGGAGAATTAGAACAACGTGGTATTCCTGTTTTCAGGCCTGATCAGATTGTAGCTACAGCTGATCATAACACTCCTACAGAGGATCAACATCTTCCTGTCAAAGATGCATTATCCAGAAATCAACTCGAACAGCTTACCAAAAACTGTAAGAAAAATGAAATTACACTATATGGTCTTGGCCATAAATACAATGGTATTGTTCATGTAATGGCACCAGAGTTAGGCATAACACAACCAGGAATGACTATGGTTTGTGGTGATAGTCATACTTCTACCCACGGTGCTTTTGGAACCATCGCTTTTGGTATAGGAACCAGTCAGGTAGCACAAGTATTTGCTAGTCAGTGTTTACTGCTTCAAAAACCTAAAAGCCTTAGAGTAAATGTAAATGGGCAATTAAAACCGGGAGTATTACCCAAAGATGTGATCTTATATGTGATTGCAAAACTAGGTACTAATGCTGGTACCGGATATTTTTGCGAATACGCTGGAAATGTATTTGAAGATATGTCGATGGAAGGTAGAATGACCGTCTGTAATATGAGTATCGAAATGGGGGCTCGTGGAGGAATGATTGCTCCAGATGAAACTACTTTTGAATATATCAAAGGAAAAGAATTTGCTCCTACAGGTGATGAGTTTGGTAAAAAAGTTGCCTACTGGAAAACATTACCTACAGATAATGATGCTGTATTTGACAAAGAATACCATTTTGATGCAGCAGATATCGAACCCATGATTACGTATGGTACTAATCCCGGAATGGGAATCAAAATCTCAGAAAATATACCTGTAGAAAATAATGCTTCATTCGAAAAATCATTAGCATATATGAATTTTGAGAAAGGGCAATCTCTTGTGGATAAAGAAATTAATTATGTTTTTATAGGAAGTTGTACCAATAGTAGAATTGAAGATTTTAGAATTGCAGCAGACTATATTAAAGGTAAGAAAAAAGCAAACAATGTAACTGCTTGGTTTGTTCCTGGATCACAACTCGTAGCACAGCAGATTGTTGAAGAAGGATTAAAAGATGTTTTTGAAAATGCAGGATTCAAATTACGACAACCAGGATGCTCTGCCTGCCTTGCAATGAACGATGATAAAATTCCTGAAGGAGAGTATTGCGTATCTACTTCTAATCGTAATTTCGAAGGACGACAAGGACAAGGTGCAAGAACAATTTTAGCAAGCCCTCTGGTTGCTGCAGCAACAGCTATAGAAGGAAAAATTATTGATATTACTAAACAACTAAATTGA